The Thalassophryne amazonica chromosome 6, fThaAma1.1, whole genome shotgun sequence genome includes a region encoding these proteins:
- the si:dkey-111e8.4 gene encoding nucleolar protein 3: MTTEWMTSDMFIVAVVVLVLVLLFLLVLCWLIGHSSRRDLVEIQISTGKPGSTLIIRTRQDHADELLQRLMDQINEMEEGEPGTGAETDPKVESDTEEEPDPEMEPDPGEEPELEGEAEPEELQSPETYSLAPAVWIEI, translated from the exons ATGACAACTGAGTGGATGACCTCTGACATGTTTATTGTGGCCGTTGTGGTTCTGGTGCTGGTTCTGCTGTTTCTGCTGGTTCTCTGTTGGCTCATTGGACACAGCAGCAGAAG AGACTTGGTAGAAATCCAGATCTCAACTGGGAAACCCGGCAGCACCCTGATCATCAGAACCAGGCAGGACCATGCAGATGAGCTGCTGCAGCGCCTGATGGATCAGATCAATGAGATGGAGGAAGgagaaccaggaactggagcagaaacTGATCCAAAAGTGGAATCTGATACTGAAGAAGAACCTGACCCTGAAATGGAACCTGATCCTGGTGAAGAACCAGAACTAGAGGGAGAGGCAGAACCTGAAGAACTTCAGTCTCCAGAGACTTATTCCTTAGCACCGGCAGTGTGGATAGAAATATAA
- the c6h1orf194 gene encoding protein C1orf194 homolog, with translation MSNRDPFPSPKFENGFTLSGFRPQQKKTFDTPTHIAQTEQPWNRLHDAATFASCQRSVMYDKQQLPSDSLDFHLKSTYDHHKDVFQSKNQILYQKETLYKDCMALQNSEMQTIHENKLTKDIRVYVDPQRRSIYNIK, from the exons ATGTCAAACCGTGATCCTTTCCCCAGTCCAAAGTTTGAGAATGGTTTCACTCTGAGTGGGTTCAGGCCGCAGCAG aaaaaaacatttgATACACCAACCCACATTGCCCAAACTGAGCAACCGTGGAATCGGCTCCATGATGCGGCTACATTTGCCAGCTGCCAGCGGAGTGTTATGTATGATAAGCAACAG CTTCCAAGTGACAGTCTCGACTTCCACCTAAAATCCACTTACGACCACCACAAGGATGTCTTCCAGAGCAAGAACCAGATATTATACCAGAAGGAGACTTTGTATAAAGACTGTAT GGCACTGCAGAACTCTGAGATGCAAACCATCCATGAAAACAAACTGACGAAAGACATCAGAGTGTACGTTGACCCACAAAGGCGCTCCATTTACAACATTAAGTGA